In Kryptolebias marmoratus isolate JLee-2015 linkage group LG20, ASM164957v2, whole genome shotgun sequence, a genomic segment contains:
- the ro60 gene encoding 60 kDa SS-A/Ro ribonucleoprotein isoform X2 yields MEPSGSTTSNHTLNSTGGGGRWEVSDKARLCRFLCYGSEGDIYTAREEGRVSMENAAALLSLLQEGRGAEVVEEIKRFAQDERAVRLGPALFALALCSQHSELKTRQAAFKALNEVCREPAHLFLFIQFKKELKEGMKCGIWGRALRKAVSDWYNEQDAMSLAAAVTRCNQREGWSHQDLLRLAHTKPATDAVALISKYVTKGWKEVQTAYSDKENSDEVVKVLSYLEVVEKVKHSCDETEVSNLIEEHKLEREQLLTNHLKSKQVWRALLKDMPLHSVLKILGKMTSNKLLEPGSSETQIICDRFQSDSALKKAKIHPFSILLASEKYKRGQGYQGKTKWEADGSILKALDSAFYKSFVNVEPVGKHFVVAVDVSTSLSSVVPGTALSTAVAAAAITMTFAQSEGNTDVLAYSEGGVVPCSLSANMTLAEVTAEVVKLPNSSTDCTLPITWATENGKSVDVFIILTNNPLWAFRAGPVETLKKHRLTSGANSKLVMCGLTSIGHAIADTEDRGLLSISGFDLGAFNVIQNLAQDLI; encoded by the exons ATGGAGCCTTCAGGAAGCACTACAAGCAACCACACCCTGAACTCTACAGGTGGTGGAGGACGGTGGGAGGTCAGCGACAAGGCTCGACTGTGTCGCTTCCTCTGCTACGGTTCAGAAGGAGACATCTACACTGCCAGAGAGGAGGGCCGTGTCAGCATGGAGAACGCTGCTGCCCTCCTCTCCTTACTTCAGGAGGGCCGAGGGGCCGAGGTGGTGGAGGAGATCAAGAGGTTCGCCCAAGACGAGCGAGCTGTAAGACTGGGCCCCGCTCTTTTCGCCTTGGCTCTGTGCTCCCAGCACTCAGAGCTGAAGACCAGACAAGCAGCGTTCAAAGCTCTAAATGAAGTGTGTCGGGAGCCAGCacacctgtttttattcattcagttcaaaaaggagctgaaggagggCATGAAATGTGGGATATGGGGCCGAGCCCTGAGGAAGGCGGTGTCTGACTGGTACAATGAGCAAGATGCCATGAGTCTAGCTGCAGCTGTGACCAGATGTAACCAGAGGGAGGGTTGGTCACACCAGGACCTGCTCAGACTGGCCCACACCAAACCAGCCACAGATG CTGTTGCCTTGATCAGCAAATATGTAACAAAGGGGTGGAAGGAGGTCCAGACTGCTTACTCAGACAAAGAGAACTCAGACGAAGTTGTCAAAGTGCTTTCGTATCTTGAAGTGGTGGAGAAGGTCAAACACAGCTGCGACGAAACGGAGGTCAGCAATTTAATAGAGGAGCACAAACTGGAGAGGGAGCAGCTGCTTACAAATCATCTAAAGTCCAAACAG gtGTGGAGAGCTTTGTTGAAGGATATGCCTCTTCATTCAGTGCTAAAAATCTTGGGGAAAATGACTTCAAACAAACTTCTTGAACCAGGAAGCTCAGAAACACAGATCATATGTGACAGATTTCAGAGCGACTCAGCTCTAAAGAAG GCAAAGATCCACCCATTCAGCATTCTCCTGGCTTCGGAGAAATACAAGAGAGGCCAAGGCTATCAGGGTAAAACAAAGTGGGAAGCAGACGGCAGCATCCTCAAAGCCTTGGACTCTGCCTTTTACAAAAGCTTTGTG AACGTGGAGCCTGTAGGGAAACACTTCGTCGTGGCGGTAGACGTGAGCACGTCGCTGAGCAGCGTTGTCCCAGGAACGGCACTCAGCACTGCtgtggctgctgcagccatAACCATG acttttgcacagtctGAGGGAAACACAGATGTGCTTGCTTACTCTGAGGGAGGTGTGGTTCCCTGCTCACTTTCTGCCAACATGACTCTTGCAGAAGTCACTGCTGAAGTGGTTAAG CTCCCTAATAGCAGCACCGACTGCACTCTTCCCATCACATGGGCCACAGAGAACGGGAAGTCTGTCGACGTCTTCATCATTCTGACGAATAACCCACTGTGGGCCTTCAGAGCTGGCCCTGTGGAGACTCTGAAGAAGCACAGGCTT ACATCGGGTGCCAATTCCAAGCTGGTGATGTGCGGCCTAACTTCCATTGGACACGCCATCGCAGACACGGAGGACAGAGGTTTACTCAGCATCTCCGGCTTTGACCTCGGAGCTTTTAACGTTATTCAGAACCTTGCCCAGGACTTGATCTGA
- the LOC108238263 gene encoding regulator of G-protein signaling 2 isoform X1, with amino-acid sequence MDLKGTKQVLDTDETSLLEESLETVLSKKRGQRAFRDFLKSEFCEENLDFWLACQEFQTFDHPEEQTQIAASIYEEFVSEDSPKQVNLDFYTRDGIRESLQQPSSSCFVVAQRKIYSLMENGSFPRFTQTEQYKVFISATFKQIGLRKHRMAVRIKTPGEDFRDNRLQSGLLFLHKD; translated from the exons ATGGACCTCAAGGGTACAAAACAAGT GTTGGACACAGATGAAACAAGCCTACTGGAAGAATCTCTTGAGACAGTCCTTTCCAAGAAAA GAGGACAAAGAGCATTTCGGGACTTTTTGAAGTCAGAGTTCTGTGAGGAAAACCTGGATTTCTGGCTCGCCTGTCAAGAATTCCAAACGTTTGACCATCCAGAGGAACAAACACAGATTGCAGCGAGCATTTATGAAGAGTTTGTCAGTGAGGACTCACCCAAACAG GTGAATTTGGATTTCTACACGAGAGACGGGATCAGAGAGAGTCTCCAACAACCAAGTTCGTCATGCTTTGTTGTGGCTCAGAGGAAAATATACAGCCTGATGGAGAATGGCTCTTTCCCGCGCTTCACTCAAACTGAGCAATACAAAGTTTTTATCAGTGCCACGTTTAAACAGATAGGCCTGAGGAAACACCGAATGGCTGTGAGGATAAAGACACCCGGGGAGGACTTCAGGGACAACAGGTTGCAGAGCGGGCTCCTGTTCTTGCACAAGGACTGA
- the LOC108238263 gene encoding regulator of G-protein signaling 2 isoform X2 — translation MDLKGTKQVLDTDETSLLEESLETVLSKKRGQRAFRDFLKSEFCEENLDFWLACQEFQTFDHPEEQTQIAASIYEEFVSEDSPKQSHCRGTKQPQVGGPLTQCVSHCCRTSGFPLNSPRVHTPKLLLTSTESELRVFFSNQKV, via the exons ATGGACCTCAAGGGTACAAAACAAGT GTTGGACACAGATGAAACAAGCCTACTGGAAGAATCTCTTGAGACAGTCCTTTCCAAGAAAA GAGGACAAAGAGCATTTCGGGACTTTTTGAAGTCAGAGTTCTGTGAGGAAAACCTGGATTTCTGGCTCGCCTGTCAAGAATTCCAAACGTTTGACCATCCAGAGGAACAAACACAGATTGCAGCGAGCATTTATGAAGAGTTTGTCAGTGAGGACTCACCCAAACAG agcCACTGCAGAGGGACCAAACAGCCACAGGTTGGGGGACCCCtgacccagtgtgtctctcactgctgtaggacttcTGGTTTTCCTCTCAATTCCCCCAGAgtgcacacacccaaactccTATTGACTTCCACtgaatctgagctcagagttttcTTCTCAAACCAGAAGGTGTAG
- the ro60 gene encoding 60 kDa SS-A/Ro ribonucleoprotein isoform X1, giving the protein MVESDKCRISAKTFRRTYTSESAFLSSAFFTVTMEPSGSTTSNHTLNSTGGGGRWEVSDKARLCRFLCYGSEGDIYTAREEGRVSMENAAALLSLLQEGRGAEVVEEIKRFAQDERAVRLGPALFALALCSQHSELKTRQAAFKALNEVCREPAHLFLFIQFKKELKEGMKCGIWGRALRKAVSDWYNEQDAMSLAAAVTRCNQREGWSHQDLLRLAHTKPATDAVALISKYVTKGWKEVQTAYSDKENSDEVVKVLSYLEVVEKVKHSCDETEVSNLIEEHKLEREQLLTNHLKSKQVWRALLKDMPLHSVLKILGKMTSNKLLEPGSSETQIICDRFQSDSALKKAKIHPFSILLASEKYKRGQGYQGKTKWEADGSILKALDSAFYKSFVNVEPVGKHFVVAVDVSTSLSSVVPGTALSTAVAAAAITMTFAQSEGNTDVLAYSEGGVVPCSLSANMTLAEVTAEVVKLPNSSTDCTLPITWATENGKSVDVFIILTNNPLWAFRAGPVETLKKHRLTSGANSKLVMCGLTSIGHAIADTEDRGLLSISGFDLGAFNVIQNLAQDLI; this is encoded by the exons atggtggaatcagaCAAGTGTAGAATCTCAGCCAAGACATTCAGGCGGACCTATACGAGTGAATCTGCCTTTCTCTCCAGT GCCTTCTTCACTGTTACAATGGAGCCTTCAGGAAGCACTACAAGCAACCACACCCTGAACTCTACAGGTGGTGGAGGACGGTGGGAGGTCAGCGACAAGGCTCGACTGTGTCGCTTCCTCTGCTACGGTTCAGAAGGAGACATCTACACTGCCAGAGAGGAGGGCCGTGTCAGCATGGAGAACGCTGCTGCCCTCCTCTCCTTACTTCAGGAGGGCCGAGGGGCCGAGGTGGTGGAGGAGATCAAGAGGTTCGCCCAAGACGAGCGAGCTGTAAGACTGGGCCCCGCTCTTTTCGCCTTGGCTCTGTGCTCCCAGCACTCAGAGCTGAAGACCAGACAAGCAGCGTTCAAAGCTCTAAATGAAGTGTGTCGGGAGCCAGCacacctgtttttattcattcagttcaaaaaggagctgaaggagggCATGAAATGTGGGATATGGGGCCGAGCCCTGAGGAAGGCGGTGTCTGACTGGTACAATGAGCAAGATGCCATGAGTCTAGCTGCAGCTGTGACCAGATGTAACCAGAGGGAGGGTTGGTCACACCAGGACCTGCTCAGACTGGCCCACACCAAACCAGCCACAGATG CTGTTGCCTTGATCAGCAAATATGTAACAAAGGGGTGGAAGGAGGTCCAGACTGCTTACTCAGACAAAGAGAACTCAGACGAAGTTGTCAAAGTGCTTTCGTATCTTGAAGTGGTGGAGAAGGTCAAACACAGCTGCGACGAAACGGAGGTCAGCAATTTAATAGAGGAGCACAAACTGGAGAGGGAGCAGCTGCTTACAAATCATCTAAAGTCCAAACAG gtGTGGAGAGCTTTGTTGAAGGATATGCCTCTTCATTCAGTGCTAAAAATCTTGGGGAAAATGACTTCAAACAAACTTCTTGAACCAGGAAGCTCAGAAACACAGATCATATGTGACAGATTTCAGAGCGACTCAGCTCTAAAGAAG GCAAAGATCCACCCATTCAGCATTCTCCTGGCTTCGGAGAAATACAAGAGAGGCCAAGGCTATCAGGGTAAAACAAAGTGGGAAGCAGACGGCAGCATCCTCAAAGCCTTGGACTCTGCCTTTTACAAAAGCTTTGTG AACGTGGAGCCTGTAGGGAAACACTTCGTCGTGGCGGTAGACGTGAGCACGTCGCTGAGCAGCGTTGTCCCAGGAACGGCACTCAGCACTGCtgtggctgctgcagccatAACCATG acttttgcacagtctGAGGGAAACACAGATGTGCTTGCTTACTCTGAGGGAGGTGTGGTTCCCTGCTCACTTTCTGCCAACATGACTCTTGCAGAAGTCACTGCTGAAGTGGTTAAG CTCCCTAATAGCAGCACCGACTGCACTCTTCCCATCACATGGGCCACAGAGAACGGGAAGTCTGTCGACGTCTTCATCATTCTGACGAATAACCCACTGTGGGCCTTCAGAGCTGGCCCTGTGGAGACTCTGAAGAAGCACAGGCTT ACATCGGGTGCCAATTCCAAGCTGGTGATGTGCGGCCTAACTTCCATTGGACACGCCATCGCAGACACGGAGGACAGAGGTTTACTCAGCATCTCCGGCTTTGACCTCGGAGCTTTTAACGTTATTCAGAACCTTGCCCAGGACTTGATCTGA